In Synergistaceae bacterium, a single genomic region encodes these proteins:
- a CDS encoding iron-containing alcohol dehydrogenase: MSFFVKTTISKSYSFQDFLRQWRIGNEDLLISSQRIAKAVFTEEPLSCDVLYQDREGEPDDEMVDAMLEAIDENETKNGRAYKHIVAVGGSTIIGISKLLVFGSKLRCEEIFNKRAELPRKCKLLAVPTTCGIDGEVTDTTTIAVGKQQTKRELSAPALFPDEAILIGDLLRTLPYEVFVTNSIDALSHAMEAYISPNSTLFTRTVVESAIERLLTGYKKLAETGGVKAEIVSDDLQSFLTASTMVGMVAGNAGLVHALSHPISATCNVPHRKANYLIFEEVFATYRRLNADTSSLEAMLRTLLSCGQRDVTGSDVWKSLFGLLACVSPRQTLREFGVNEAGCREMARWTVREGQRFLSDNPLPISQEVIEDIYRNCI; this comes from the coding sequence ATGAGTTTTTTCGTGAAAACCACTATCTCCAAAAGCTACAGTTTTCAGGATTTCCTGCGGCAGTGGCGGATAGGAAATGAAGATCTGCTTATCAGCAGTCAGCGTATAGCAAAAGCCGTATTTACTGAAGAGCCGTTGTCATGCGACGTTCTGTACCAGGACCGCGAAGGTGAACCAGATGACGAAATGGTGGACGCGATGCTCGAAGCCATCGACGAGAACGAAACAAAAAACGGACGGGCGTATAAACATATTGTCGCCGTCGGAGGAAGCACGATTATCGGCATTTCAAAATTGCTCGTGTTCGGAAGCAAGTTACGCTGCGAGGAAATTTTTAACAAGAGGGCAGAGCTTCCACGCAAATGCAAATTGCTGGCTGTTCCAACTACTTGTGGGATTGATGGCGAGGTTACCGACACCACGACTATTGCTGTCGGAAAGCAGCAAACAAAACGAGAGCTTTCCGCGCCCGCTCTATTCCCGGACGAAGCTATATTGATCGGAGACTTGTTGCGCACTCTTCCTTATGAGGTCTTTGTGACCAACTCGATTGACGCGTTGAGTCACGCGATGGAAGCCTACATTTCCCCAAACTCCACCTTGTTCACTCGAACGGTTGTAGAATCGGCCATAGAGCGGCTTTTGACGGGATATAAGAAACTGGCCGAAACAGGAGGCGTAAAAGCTGAAATTGTATCGGACGATCTACAGTCGTTCCTGACGGCAAGCACAATGGTAGGAATGGTCGCTGGCAACGCGGGGCTCGTGCATGCTCTTTCTCATCCCATAAGCGCCACGTGCAACGTACCGCACAGGAAAGCGAATTACCTGATCTTCGAAGAAGTTTTCGCAACGTACCGGCGATTGAACGCGGATACCTCAAGTTTGGAAGCAATGTTGAGGACTCTTCTGAGCTGTGGGCAACGCGATGTAACTGGATCCGATGTATGGAAAAGCCTTTTCGGACTCTTGGCGTGTGTCTCGCCTCGCCAAACGCTTCGCGAGTTCGGCGTCAATGAGGCCGGATGCCGAGAGATGGCGAGGTGGACCGTTCGAGAAGGACAAAGATTTTTGAGCGACAACCCGCTCCCAATCTCGCAAGAAGTTATCGAAGATATTTACAGAAATTGCATTTGA
- a CDS encoding ABC transporter substrate-binding protein has product MKKFSVCFLVLCALLAANLAGAAEKGDGIFRVTQVIMPKWDPAVGSDYASGTVLINVYDSLVFPTPDGGVRPWVAESWKISEDGLTWDFKIRQDIVFHSGNKLTANDVAYSMKRLLEIGEGFAFLFYSYVDSVEAVDDYTVRLNCKVPYGPLLNSLVRFYILDQKLLEANYTSVGDYGDKGDYGKTYLLEHDVGSGPYVIDSVSTNMSVGGSIFSAYWTGFETNVPEKFLIYASNEAVRVKTMMSRQELECTDHYQTTENIQSMLDSDNTLKLAFNYAGSGINFWMNNQKAPVDDPKVREALGYLVDYTTLCTMILPDSVQKKSVVPSNSLGYEAVFDLSLDLEKAKKTLSESKYAATIADYPIELVWNSESADREKVALMIQALASQIGLKVSIVELPWSTIVSNSANVDTSPMATLVSITPVTSDSASQFVSQLRSKTTGTWENMNWVNDSTLDAMIDKALALVNIDERAAAYKEIQRYCAQRFLFIPLTETPERLVYQSSYVEMAPKIGLQGFSLYLRDIKIYPDRQK; this is encoded by the coding sequence ATGAAAAAATTTTCCGTGTGTTTTTTGGTGCTTTGCGCGTTGTTAGCGGCCAACCTGGCGGGAGCCGCCGAAAAAGGAGACGGCATTTTTCGGGTGACGCAGGTCATCATGCCGAAATGGGACCCGGCTGTGGGCTCCGATTACGCTTCCGGAACAGTTCTGATCAACGTTTACGACAGCTTGGTTTTTCCGACTCCGGACGGCGGGGTCAGACCCTGGGTGGCCGAAAGCTGGAAAATTTCAGAGGACGGCTTGACGTGGGATTTTAAAATCCGTCAAGACATCGTCTTTCACAGCGGCAACAAGCTGACCGCCAACGACGTGGCCTATTCCATGAAGCGGCTGTTAGAGATTGGAGAGGGATTTGCCTTCCTCTTCTACTCTTACGTCGACTCCGTGGAGGCGGTGGACGACTACACGGTGCGTTTAAACTGCAAAGTGCCTTACGGACCTTTGCTGAATAGTCTAGTTCGCTTCTACATTCTGGATCAGAAACTGTTGGAGGCCAATTACACCTCAGTGGGCGACTATGGGGACAAGGGCGACTACGGCAAGACCTACCTGCTGGAGCACGACGTCGGTTCCGGCCCTTACGTCATCGACAGCGTCAGCACCAATATGTCGGTGGGAGGCAGCATTTTCAGCGCCTACTGGACCGGTTTTGAAACGAATGTGCCGGAAAAATTCCTGATTTATGCCTCCAACGAAGCCGTCAGAGTCAAGACCATGATGAGCCGCCAGGAGCTGGAGTGCACCGACCATTATCAAACAACGGAGAACATCCAGTCGATGCTGGACTCCGATAACACCCTCAAACTGGCCTTCAACTACGCGGGCAGCGGCATCAATTTCTGGATGAACAACCAGAAAGCGCCGGTGGACGATCCCAAAGTGCGGGAGGCTCTGGGATATCTGGTGGATTACACCACCTTGTGCACGATGATTCTTCCGGACTCCGTTCAGAAAAAGAGCGTCGTACCCTCAAACTCCCTGGGTTACGAGGCCGTGTTCGACCTTTCCCTGGACCTGGAAAAGGCGAAAAAAACCCTCTCCGAGTCCAAGTACGCGGCGACGATCGCCGACTATCCCATTGAATTGGTCTGGAACTCGGAGTCCGCCGACCGGGAAAAGGTCGCTTTGATGATCCAGGCTTTGGCTTCGCAAATAGGACTGAAAGTTTCCATCGTGGAACTACCTTGGTCCACCATTGTGTCGAACTCCGCCAACGTGGACACATCCCCTATGGCGACCCTGGTGTCCATCACCCCGGTCACCTCCGACTCGGCCTCTCAGTTCGTATCGCAACTGCGATCCAAGACTACCGGCACGTGGGAAAACATGAACTGGGTCAACGATTCGACGCTGGACGCCATGATCGACAAAGCGTTGGCCTTGGTGAACATCGATGAGCGCGCGGCCGCCTATAAAGAAATTCAAAGGTACTGCGCCCAGCGGTTTCTCTTCATTCCCCTCACGGAAACGCCGGAACGTTTGGTGTACCAGTCTTCTTACGTCGAAATGGCTCCAAAGATCGGGCTGCAAGGTTTTTCGCTTTACCTTAGAGACATCAAAATCTACCCCGACCGTCAAAAGTAG
- a CDS encoding sugar phosphate isomerase/epimerase gives MDNLKWLSGKVDEVQLVLFETPELSNIPTASDVEEFKRIAEDAGLAFTVHLPGDIELASSDETQRRTSIERFKRIVKLSQPLSPICWVLHLSLPPEGEDPEVHIDRLRSSMNQLTGEFSSPRDLAVENIHKTFEVETVIVELFDTSVCVDIGHLLLFNADIWQHLDQWLPRCRNVHLHGTKDGRDHESLDCLPFGFAGDLFRRLSLEPGLETVTMEVFGMEDFEKSVTALCADDVKIY, from the coding sequence TTGGACAACCTGAAATGGCTTTCTGGCAAAGTGGACGAGGTGCAGCTCGTGCTGTTCGAGACCCCGGAGTTGTCCAACATCCCAACAGCCTCCGACGTGGAGGAGTTCAAACGCATCGCCGAGGACGCCGGGCTCGCTTTTACGGTACACCTTCCTGGAGATATAGAGCTTGCCAGCTCTGACGAAACGCAAAGAAGAACCTCGATCGAGCGTTTCAAAAGAATTGTCAAGCTCTCCCAGCCGCTGTCCCCGATATGTTGGGTGTTGCATCTCTCTCTTCCGCCAGAGGGCGAGGATCCAGAAGTCCATATCGACAGACTGAGAAGCAGTATGAACCAACTGACCGGGGAATTTTCCTCGCCGCGAGATCTCGCGGTAGAAAATATTCACAAGACATTCGAAGTTGAGACCGTCATTGTGGAGTTGTTCGACACGTCAGTATGCGTCGACATAGGGCACTTGCTCTTATTCAACGCGGATATATGGCAGCATTTGGACCAATGGCTGCCGAGATGCCGTAACGTCCACCTTCACGGGACGAAGGACGGACGTGATCACGAAAGTCTCGACTGTCTCCCTTTTGGCTTTGCTGGCGACCTCTTTCGAAGGCTCTCTCTCGAACCCGGTCTGGAGACTGTAACTATGGAGGTCTTCGGGATGGAAGACTTTGAAAAATCCGTCACAGCGCTGTGCGCGGATGATGTGAAAATATATTGA